A stretch of the Ictidomys tridecemlineatus isolate mIctTri1 chromosome 5, mIctTri1.hap1, whole genome shotgun sequence genome encodes the following:
- the LOC144377677 gene encoding uncharacterized protein LOC144377677, whose product MPGFRGLAAWPGSPRAAPAAPAGVLALPPTGLGRSAASAWAGAAPKGPADTLPFASGGESAGGLTALPTGSGVAPIPRQRCPPSPPRPRLQGASAPGTGRARGEPGGGRAPREQCGGLFCRLSASFPDPPFHAPWPNRHRPSTLREEPPYLVLERKGKGYPQMPAALGHPPAVAGPHRGAVPSPAETDSHYVGHAGLELLGSRTPPAS is encoded by the exons atgccAGGGTTCCGAGGCCTGGCAGCCTGGCCTGGCTCCCCTCGCGCTGCGCCTGCCGCccctgctggggtcctggctctgCCGCCCACGGGGCTTGGAAGGTCTGCAGCGAGTGCCTGGGCGGGGGCAGCACCCAAGGGCCCCGCGGACACCCTGCCCTTCGCTTCTGGGGGGGAGAGTGCGGGAGGCTTGACGGCGCTGCCCACGGGGTCCGGGGTGGCCCCGATCCCCCGGCAGCGCTGCCCGCCAAGCCCTCCGCGCCCGCGGCTGCAGGGAGCGTCAGCCCCGGGCACCGGCCGTGCCCGCGGGGAGCCGGGAGGAGGCCGGGCGCCGCGGGAACAATGTGGTGGGTTGTTTTGCCGACTGTCAGCCTCGTTCCCGGATCCTCCTTTCCACGCCCCTTGGCCTAACCGCCACAGGCCCAGCACGCTGAGGGAAGAGCCCCCTTATTTGGTcttggaaagaaaggggaaaggtTATCCTCAGATGCCTGCGGCGTTGGGTCATCCGCCCGCAGTCGCTGGCCCGCACCGCGGCGCGGTTCCGTCTCCCGCCG aaacagattCTCACTATGTTggccatgctggccttgaactcttgggctcaaggaCTCCTCCTGCTTCCTGA